The window CGATGGCGAAAACGGTTGGCAGTATGAAATCGACGATGCGGACTCACTAGGCAACGCACTGAATGCGTTTGCAAAACTGAACGCCGACGATCGTTTGGAAATGCGAAAGCAAGCCCGGTTGTCGGTGGCGGATCGGACACCAGAAGCTTCCGCCGATCAGATCACGAATTTGATTGATGAGTTGTTGACGGAGCGTCAAAGCGACGATTCCAACCACCGTTGACGTTGATGTTTTGACCGGTGACGAAGCTATTCTCCGGAGCGACCAAGTAAGCAACCGCTTCGGCGATGTCTTCGGGGCGGCCCCATCGATTCATCAAGGATTGCTGCTTCGCGCGATCGTCCCAGTAACCTGACGTCGTTTCTCCCCAAGCTGTTTGCGTCCATCCGGGCGAGACCGTGTTGACTCGCACGTGAGGTGCCAGCGTTTGTGCCAGCGATGCCGAGAACGCCATGACGGCTGCTTTGACGGGGCCGAACATCATGCCCGCATCGCCTTCCATCCCGTGCGGAGCCTGGTCCCACCCAATGAAGACAATGGATGGTGCGATGGGATCGCTTGATGCCTGTGTCTCGGTTTGCTGCTTCAGTCGATTGCCGACCAATCGAGAAAGTGCGATCGTGCCTTGGACGTCGACGGCGAGCAGTTTTTGAAGCTTCTCGTCGAACGACCGTTCGGAGGCGGCACCGGTCAGCACATCCAAGCCGGCGTTGTTGACCCACGTTCGTATGCTGCCGAGCGTTTCGAAAGCTTTGTTCGCCAAACGTGTCACGTCGTCCGCGTTGGACAGATCCGCCGCGATGATATCGGCGTCTTGACCTTGTTCACGGATCGCTTCGGCGGTGGATTCAGCTCCGTCGCGATTTCGGCAGTAGTGAACCAAAATTCGCGAGCGTCTGGATGCGGCCTGCTCGGCTGCCGCCAATCGAATCGCGATCGCCCGGCCGATACCGCTGGAGGCACCGGTGACGACGATTCCGGAAGGGATCGATGGTTCAGGCATGACAAAGCTCGAGCGACAAAAGGTGTTTGGCCGGAGTGACGTTGGGATGAGAGGCAGGAAAGCTTAACAATCGCGACGAGACGAGAAACCGGTTCGGGCGGACATGCTCGCATCCTCACGAGTCATTGTCGCATTGGATTGAGCGTGAAAGAGCGATCGAATTGCAGGTTCCAGTGGGCGGTTACGAGACTCGTGTGTGCTGTATGATGGCCAAGCCAGAGACCAGTCTCCTTCTCATTGAATTCGTTCGACATGCTCCTGCTGATCTATCTCGTCGCGGCCATTGGCTTTTCCTTTTACTGCAGTGTGGCGGAGGCGGTGTTGCTGTCGATTTCGCCCTCCTTCATTGCCACGCTGGAAAAGACCAAGCCGATTGCCGCCAAAAGGCTGAGTCGTCTGAAAGCCAACATCGACCGCCCACTGGCGGCGATTCTGAGTTTGAACACGATTGCTCACACAATTGGAGCCGCGGGCGTCGGTGCGGAAGCGTCCAAGTTGTACGGAGACACCGCCTACGGTGGTCACGCCGTTGGCATCGCCAGCGCTTTGATGACGCTGTTGGTGTTGGTTTTCAGCGAGATCATTCCAAAGACGATCGGTGCGTTGTACTGGCGGACGCTTGGCCCGATGGTGGCGGCTTCGGTCGGATACCTAATCGTCTTGTTGTATCCACTGGTTTGGATGAGTGAGCAGTTGACCAAGGTGTTGTCGGGCGGCAAGAGCCACCACACACTCACCCGAGATGAATTGTCCGCGATGGCAGAGATCGGCGCTCAACAAGGCGTATTAGATGATCACGAATCGCGAGTGTTTCAGTCGTTGATGCGTCTGCCCGATTTGACGGCTCAAGACATCATGACCCCACGCGTGGTCATCATCGCCTATCCCGAAACGATGACCGTTGGTGATTTGCTCGAAAAAGCATTGCCGGATCAAGCGAAGCAACAAGATCCGGGGAACAGCGACTCCAAAGGCGATGGACCTTCGGCGTCCGGCCCTTCGATGCAAGCGGGCGAAGTAGTGAACATGCCAGTTT of the Rhodopirellula bahusiensis genome contains:
- a CDS encoding CNNM domain-containing protein: MLLLIYLVAAIGFSFYCSVAEAVLLSISPSFIATLEKTKPIAAKRLSRLKANIDRPLAAILSLNTIAHTIGAAGVGAEASKLYGDTAYGGHAVGIASALMTLLVLVFSEIIPKTIGALYWRTLGPMVAASVGYLIVLLYPLVWMSEQLTKVLSGGKSHHTLTRDELSAMAEIGAQQGVLDDHESRVFQSLMRLPDLTAQDIMTPRVVIIAYPETMTVGDLLEKALPDQAKQQDPGNSDSKGDGPSASGPSMQAGEVVNMPVSRIPIYDQQLDRITGFVLKVDLLLAHTRGQSDRMLKEFSRPVAVVRHNRPLPKLLEILLEGRHHLAMVSDSYGSIVGLVTLEDLVETLLGLEIVDESDTQVDLQQYARKRWEERAARIGIQPLEEPLAAGEALVEPGDEASESGETDDEQHR
- a CDS encoding SDR family NAD(P)-dependent oxidoreductase, which gives rise to MPEPSIPSGIVVTGASSGIGRAIAIRLAAAEQAASRRSRILVHYCRNRDGAESTAEAIREQGQDADIIAADLSNADDVTRLANKAFETLGSIRTWVNNAGLDVLTGAASERSFDEKLQKLLAVDVQGTIALSRLVGNRLKQQTETQASSDPIAPSIVFIGWDQAPHGMEGDAGMMFGPVKAAVMAFSASLAQTLAPHVRVNTVSPGWTQTAWGETTSGYWDDRAKQQSLMNRWGRPEDIAEAVAYLVAPENSFVTGQNINVNGGWNRRFDAPSTTHQSNS